The following is a genomic window from Theobroma cacao cultivar B97-61/B2 chromosome 10, Criollo_cocoa_genome_V2, whole genome shotgun sequence.
GTGTTTAATGAGAATGTGGGATTATTGAATCGATTTCCCACAAAGTTGGAAATAAGGATTATGTTCAACTTAATAAATTCCAATAGGAAGCAGATTTCTATGACAATAACATGAGTTACTACAACTTTAGGACAAAAATTGTTCACTAtgttaagagaaaaatatgcTCCTATTGGTGAAAGAATCCTTTGAAATTGGGATCCTAGGCTTCTACAACCCCTTGAACTTGaggttttttctctttctttttcacaaccTTTTCAGCTGCTTCACCCCCATTTTCTGTCCCCTTTATCTGTTCTATTCTTGTGAAGACTGGCTTAGGTTGAGCCATTACCTGACCACCCTTTAGTCCACCCCACTTTGTTTCACTCTGCAGTTCGGACGTCCATTTAAGTTAATAATACAACAAATTTATGCTAGTAGGCTTAAATAcctatagagagagagagagactaaCCCAGTTTAAATTATTGAACTGGTCGTCAGAGTAGCCAAGCTGCGCATATATCCTCCTACATAAGCTAGGTGTGACAGGTGATAAAGCAATTGCTATAATCCTCATTGCTTCCAATATAATCACAAGATCCTGTGTCaataagaaaaaggaataagCCTCCTAGATAAATCAAGATAACAGCCATCAAATAACATGGCATGCTGGGTCAATTTTCGTTTAGACTTGCAAGTTGCTGAGGGTCCAGTCTAAGCACATGCAGTTATGATTATGATTGCTCGAGCACATCATGCAAAATACTTTATGGACAGCAAAAGTATCTTACCTTTGCTGCAGCTTCAGAAGCAGCACCTCCTTGCTTAAAAAGAGACCATGGTTGATGCTTATCCATGTACAAATTACCAGCATTACCAATCTCTAGCACAGCTTCACAAGCAGATGATAGGGAGAGATTTTTGTAATGGATGTGAGCCTGTTCAACCTATGTAAATATAGAGAACAAGACAGCATGAGCAACTGAACAAAGTATAATTGTAAGTGGTTGAGCATAGGGCCAGCAAAGAGGGAagaggaaaaaggaagaaaaacatGTCAGGCTGACAAATAGGAAGAAAGGATAAGAAGACAACAAACTGCTACTTGACACAATTTGAACATTTTAAGTATCTCCAGAGGAGATCCTCAAGGCAACGAACTTAGCAAGTGTTGATCTTAAAATTACTACCAAGGAATAAACCAGGATCAAAGAATATTAATGTTCCTTACCATTACCAACAACAAAGTTACTAAACACTATAATCAGCCCATACTTGCATCTCAGGGCAATATGCATTAACGTTCCAAGTCAATCCACAATTGGCAATCAAAATgtatggaaagaaaaaagtgtCCTTTTCCTTCAAAGATGTCAAGGTTTCGTGTTCTGTGGTATGCAAATTACTTCAATATTCTTTTCCTACATTAATAAAGTCATTCTTACTACAGGCAATCTAAATATGGTAAGAGAAGAATCCAACAGTTCTTTAAGAAGCTACTATCTACTGTTTAAATGTCAGACATATGGTACTAGATTCAAAATAACCTTACCAGCTTCTCAACAGTGTCCTTGAAATCCTGTTCTTCAGCAGCAATAGTTGAATCAACCACCAGAGTTGATTGGCAGTTCTTCTTAAGAAGTCCAAGAGTACGGTTAAGAAGATTTCCTGCAGTAATCAAGGTCATATATGTATCTATTTGGTCGACGAGTACAAAGTAACCCAACTGATCAGCTAAAAAACCAATCATAGTAACTGGAATATACCTATTGTATTGGCAAGATGTGCATTAACAATATTAATGAAACGTTCTTCTGAATAATCCCCATCCTTTCCAAATTCTACCTCCCTCAGGAAGAAGTACCTGACTGCATCAGGCCCAAATTTATGAACCAATTCATTTGGTTCAATTGTATTCCCTAGTGACTTTCCCATCTTCATGCCATcctataattttcaaaacaaaaagcatTGCTGCATGAAATAAAATTAGgtatatgagaaaaaaatatgttaaataATTTGCTCGCTCTTTTGACTGTTTTCAGTTTCAAAGTATATAAAATTGTAATATGTATTAAAAACATCTGTCCAGGTATCTGTCCTCATTGAGAGCATACAAAAGAACCATAGACCTTTCATAACACCACCCCACCAATTTAATAACTACACCAGGGACCAAAGAATAATTTTGTTCCACATTAGCAATAATGAGGGAAGAAATTATCACTATGGGACACTTCTGGTCAAATGTTAATATGAGTGAACATGGTAATACAATACTCAAAACAGTTAACTTCCTCATTGGACAGATAATAGCCTGCAAAGCTTCAATATCTTCCTTTTCAAATCCATGTACAATTCTTTAAAGTTTAAAAGCATTCGCggttcaaaattttccttttcatctATTGCAACTCCCATACCTTGAATAAATTACTAAACTCCTATGGCCCTTGATCTTCTAAACTCAGTTTTgattccaacattccaatttttagCACTACAAAGATAATGGTCTCATTGCGTCTTAATGGTTCATAGACATGTTTATGTAAGGCTATGTAAAATAACAGCgatagaagtgaaaaaaaatagcCAATGCAGACATGTCCAAGCACAATCTAAAGCTTAGATAGTTACAACTGATGTGAAAGTTACTAGTCCAAATATTTATACAGGCATTCTATTACCTGAAGGTCTATACAAAGCAGATAAAATGCACCTACTCCAAAAGCAAATAATAGGCTATGCTTCATGGTATTCAAGTACCTTTGTCAAGAATCCATGGCCAAACACCATCTTTGGGAGAGTCAATCCAGCAGACATTAGCATAGCTGGCCAGTAAACAGCATGAAAACGTAAAATATCCtacacaaaaacaaaaatagaaacaaaGCATAAGAAAATATCGAACTCTTTACGAGTATGCGAAAGGGGAACACAATTCTTTTACCTGAGTTACATTCAACATGGTGATACTCtagaatttttaataaaatgcCTTGGCATTTAAAACGAAAGTAGAAGACAAGGAATAACATCATAATCTACATTCATGAaatgaacaaataaaaaaggtaaaatgataattatttCCAACAATCAATGTAGTTATTCAAGTCCAGCACAACAAATTTCTGGGAAACATCTCGGAGAATGTGACAACCAGCTTTCCACAAGGATAGAAATCAGTGAGACATTAAAGGGAAATAATAATaggaaattaaatattttggtagtGTTGCCACATTGATAAGTTTCATACCTTTCCAATCAAGTGCAGTGACACAGGCCAACCTGAAGAAACAGCACTTTGTAAACTAGGTTGCTCATTCTCCTCCAACAGAGCTGATAAATAGCTGTTTAAAACAAATTGTACTTTGTTAAAATCCTTcttcaacaaaaatatttcacaatgagaaaacaaGAAGGCAGAATCTTTAATTAGTGTCTGTtctctctttatttctttatttttacaCAGCTGTTAaactattaaatataataGATTTCAGTTACATTTTAACAATGAAACAGAATAGAGATCAAAACATCCTAATGGCATTCAAATCAAGAATTATAAAGCCTACTACATCTATTATAATTTCCTTCTCTATGAGAAAGAGCAGTACCCAAGGAGTGCATCAAACCAAACATATATAGTTTGCTTATTGTCATTGGGCACTGGAATACCCCAATCCACAGATGCTCTGGAAATCGAAAAATCTCTTAAGCCACTTTTGATCCAACTTTGCACCTGGAAAAAGTTCACGAGTAAGATGAGTTTTGCAAAGAAAGAACATCAATCTCTCCCAAAAAGGAAAGAGTTCTACTTTGCTTCACCTCATTCAAACGGTATGAAGGCTGAACAAAATCTGGATTTTTGGCCAAAGTTTCTTCTAATGACTTTTGgtattttgacaatgcaaAGAAGTAATTATCCTCTCTGCGAGGAACACATGGCTTTAGGTGTGTAGGAcaacaattattttcaagCAGCTCTTTCTCATCCTGCAGAATGTAACAAAAAGCTATTCAGTAGAATAACCAAgtaagaatttgaaaaaattgctGCATAGACACATACcaataaacaaataccatTAGAAAGTATGCTTTAATAGAACTGTATGAGCTCCTGAAACACTAGAAACtatcaacataaaatttaatgttttccATTCAAAACATCTAAGAAAATCAccttttaatgaattaatccATACCAAAATTTATGAACACAACAGTTGCTATAAGTAGATGGATATGCAGTGTCAACCTTATACTCCTCACAATTGACACAGTACAGTCCCTCATAGTCATCCTGGTAAATGTCATCATTGGCAAGAACTCTAGAATAAAATTCCTTGACAATAGCTTCATGTTTTGGCTCAGTTGTGCGAATGAACTTGTCGTAAGCTATATTTAACTGTAATCAGGAAAATATTAGCACTCATTAGGACATTTGAGACCTCAATTACTTGGattaaagataaaaacatTCAAAAACTCAATTGCTCAGAACAAAAGTAACATCCTAAggtggaaaaagaaaagaattacaTCTTTCCACAGCATTTTGTAAGCTTGAGATATAACATCACAATGCTCACTTGGGCTGGAGCCTTGAGCGGCTGCTGCTGTAGCTATCTTCTCCCCATGCTCATCTGTGCCAGTAACAAATATGACTCGTTTTCCCAAAAGCCGCTGCCACAAATATAAGAacacaagaaaagaaaagaaatgaaaatggatCTGTGCAAAAGCAAAAGCACATGGTAAAATGTAAAATCATGATTGATTAATAATGAATAACTAAGTAAAAATGCATTTCCAATTCTGACATACTTGTTCTccgtaaaagtaaaatcatACATTAGTTCAACGTACTTAAAAACAATACACTTCTATTCATTAACATGTTATGAAAATGTTGGAATCAGAAAGCAAGCAGAAAACAACAATCAGACTCAGTCTAAATTTTCTTCATGTAACCTACTAAGCATAATTAACAATTccaatatcaaaattttaaaaatagaactAACTTTATTCACAAAGAAACACAGTTTGATGTCTCAGTTGATATAGCAATCCAaacttgtcattgtaaaaaAAAGTCATGGTAGCCTTCATATAATTTCTAAGCCACAACTACACTTCTACATCCAAAATCAGCCCCTAACCTAAACTTCTCAAAACCTCatcaacagaaaaaaaaatcataaaaaaaacccattaaaaataagaaaccAGTTAGCAATACCTGAAACCTGGCAATGGCATCAGCAGCAATAGTGGTGTAAGCACTACCCATATGAGGAGGGGCATTAACATAATAAAGAGGAGTTGTAACAACATAAGGCTCAGCCTTTTCTCCAGTTtgaaaattactattattgCTTGAACAAGTGCAAAGCATTgatctttttgaaaaaatgaagTGACTTTGAGGAAGACAAAACCGATTTTTGAAATGGgtagttttgaaattgaaaaaagatgATGGTTTTAATGAACTAAAAAGGCCGCTTTGTATTGAACTGCTCAAGTTCATCATTGCTGCtgccattttcttcttcaaaagtTGAAagtaaaacacaaaaaaattacataaatataatttcaatataaattAAGCCATGAATGGACTGACTCGCTCTGTTTTCACAAGGAAAAagatttgaataatttttgatTCGGCTGAAGGGTAGAGAGCTTTGGAGAGGGAATCAGATAAGAAGACGCAGTAGAGAATTGAATAGATTCAGTTTCAGTCATTCGGtttttaattgggcttaacggatttttctctttacttCTTTGGGCCATTGTTGGGCTCAGTTTGGTTAAACTTTGGGTTAGGTTTGGACAGGCTCGTTAAGTCTACGTGGCACCGAAGGTCCCAAAGCCCGCCAGCCAAGAGCCCGACCACGCACAAAATTccagaaaaacaaaaccagGATCCGCACCTTACCTAAGTAAACAATACGAACCGTCGATCTTTACTTCATCAACGTTTCGAAATCACCGAAATCAAGCACACGGATCACCATTGTAAACCGTCGATTACATTTCAAAATCTGACGGTTACTTATCATCCCGCTCAAATTCAAACCCCCAAATTTCCCTCTTATAAGACCTCAAGCGTCTCTCCCCCAAAACCACAGAGTCAAAACTCAAATTCAGAAAAAAAGCTAATTCACAAGTCTCAAGAATGTCAGGCCGTGGAAAGGGTGGCAAAGGGCTAGGCAAGGGAGGAGCCAAACGACACCGTAAGGTGCTCCGAGATAACATCCAAGGGATCACGAAGCCAGCTATCCGACGTCTGGCGAGGAGAGGCGGAGTTAAGAGGATCAGCGGCTTGATTTATGAGGAGACGCGAGGTGTTTTGAAGATCTTTTTGGAGAACGTGATCCGCGACGCCGTTACTTACACGGAACATGCTCGGAGAAAGACCGTCACCGCCATGGATGTTGTTTACGCCCTTAAGAGACAGGGGAGGACTCTCTACGGTTTCGGCGGTTGaagtttttagggtttttttttaatggtttttaTCTGATGTTTTCTTGATTTGGAAGGGATGTGAATACTGATGGAAAAATGTTATGAGATTATGAATGGAATTTTAAGCATTTAATCAATCCTTTTGTTTCTtgatttaaagaaatttttttgttttttgtttttgtttttactagGATTTGGCACACTCATTGCATGaacgaaaaagaaaaaaaattgatattgtttttatgaaaGGTAATTTTTTGTCATGAATttatgtttttacttttaaagatatatttattttgatatgaGATTTATGATATTATCATATgcatgtgaaaaaaaaatgtatataaaattgaaaagatataactagttttaaatttgtaaatatatttttatttttatgtaattttactatcaattaaaatgaataaaagccattttttatttttatatttgtaaagattaaattttttgtaagtttataatggttttttattttatgttaattatttatatattttaataaacaggaaattattaaaaataaatatttgaatgtTCATTATGTTACGGTTTAAGAATTTAGATTagattagataattaagataaatcaaacagctttatatatataattgtaatttaatttaaactttaagatttaattatgtatatctaaatttgaatatagattcaattgaattaaaatttaaatttaatttatccaaatcaaatatttaagtattattcttatcttataaattttttagataaggagatattaattttttattttatttgtaatttgcaaatatacatttaaataagattttttattttttaaatactttttttcttaactattttttcaaattatattttataacagaaaaaagtttttattttattaagtattagattttattcaaaaaatttaccttGCCGACAAGGTAGTTGAGGATGttgtaataaattttgaatttatgtcacgttaaaattaaattaaggaCGTCAATTTCTTAATGACTTTGATTTAGCTTCTAACAGCCAATGACAAGACTAAAGACGTGGTAGCCCAGTACTACTCATTTAGACTTAAAACAGCAATGCAATTTGGTCAAAAAATACTGCCTTCATACATTGAAAAACACCCTAAAAGTTAAATAACGCAGCCAAACACTGCTTAAAACCACATGATTTCACAAATATAGCATAATCAATTTTAATCTCCACATGCAATTATTGGGGgaattttcccttttcttttttttttttaaatatcgACTTGCGATCTCAATCagcaattaaaaaaataatttaattatatataatatattattactttattttttaagaaaaatattttcgaAAACGACAACGACTTGCCGGCTGCTTTATGTTTTTATTGGGTGCGGAAGGAGAGAGTAAAGCGTTGACGTCGTTGTCAACtagtgacattattttgatccGACGGCTGGGATTTGTTCTTTTATGCAAAGCTTGAGTTGTGATTTAATTTGTgtggttattttattttattattatttttgtgtCGTTGCTTCTGGCATAGCCCATAAAGGGCCaaattaaaaactattgttcatgaaaaggatttttttgtcattttagtGAGCCAAATccaattatttcttttccttcatttgtCTGGACGTCCTTAATTGAAtgctcattttttttaattaaattgtttttttattatttaaatttaatcatgaaattcatattttatgatttaattgaacatattcaaacattttttaatttttttgaataatttgaaatttttttaaaatattatgttattaaattaatattgatAAAACAACTATTAAAAATTACGAACTCAGACTgcataattttaattgaataaattttactTACGTTTTGtaatttcaacttatttccTATGGTATcttgtttttttataatacTCTATCAAACAAgcatttcattattttttaaaatgagcCATGGTTATTATTTCCGTTCATaagtataaaatatatttaaaattaattaaaattaaataaagaagataaatgtaattaaatatgtatatattgtTCTTATCAATAttgttaaataaattaataaaaaaacaatttaatttgcaaCTAACTATATATCTTATCGCATTGGCCACTAAAATCCAGTGGAGATATCCCTGCACTTACACTAGCCACAAATGGCTTCGTAAAATTACGAAAACGCCCTTCGCCCAACATGAACAGTCGTGTTACCACGTCACTATCTGACGTGGACATAACCAGAAATGGGTCCCACCTAAAATGGACAACTTAAAAACCCTCCCTTCCGCCTCCATCGCGCTTCCATTTCCACAGAACAAAGGAAATGTCAAACCTCACCGCCGTACCACCCCACTACTCTCAACCTCACCTTGCTCCGGCGACAGCCtcttagaaaagaaaattcctAAATATACCCTTTTAACGACCAACCCCGAAACACCTGGGCACATTCCGGTAATGGGCATTCCGAGCGACGACGTCGTTTTAATCCAATTACCCAAAGGTCCATCCGAGCCCACCGTCGTCACCGTTAATTGCCCCGACAAGCCCGGCCTCGGCTGCGACCTTTGCCGTATCATTCTTGAGTTCGGGCTTTCAATTGCCCGAGCAGGTACCcctttttttcatattaatttatgaattaaatgCGCGCCAAATAAtactataaaaaaaagattgaatgTTTCTTTATTTCGATTATTATTAGATTTTTCGACGGACGGAAGATGGTGTTATATAGTATTTTGGTTGGTTCCGAATGTTTCAAATTCGTCGAGAATTGATTGggaaagcttgaaaaatcGGTTGGTTTCGATTTGTCCTTCGTGTTTGCTCCCGTTTTATTACTTTAATCAGCAAGGAGGAGATGGAAATGGAAATCAAAATTCAACTCTTTCTTCTTCGGTTTATTTGTTGAAACTTTGTTGCTTGGACCGCAAGGGATTACTTCACGGTTAGCTAACAATACCCTTTAAATTTCCGTGGTGTTTTGATTGTTTCTTTTACTATATGAGTTAGTAGATAAATTATGggattttgggttttttttttttttatgtagaTGTTACGAAAATATTGTCGGAGCTTGAGTTTACAATTCAAAAGGTGAAGGTTATGACAACGCCGGATGGAAGAGTTGTGGACTTGTTTTATATCACGGATGGAATGTAAGTATTTATGttataaagaaatttttagtTGAGTGAATATGGTATGCaatttcttttgatttcaTATAACATCTTTTCAACTCGGTTCTGTCTTGGGGGTGTACCATTTTGTTTAGTGTTTCAATTCTCTAAGTATTTGAGTTCATTGTTTATATGTTAGTTTTGAGATAATGCCATTATGATGGCTCATTGATACGGTTATCTTTATTGTTGTTGCTTTCTTTCTTGGAACTTTGTGAAGTTCGGTTTCTAGAATGCTGGATTTTGGTGGACAAACTATTGTAGTGTATTAAATTTGTAGCCGGAGATGAGAAGAATAACCAATAGATATGGCTTTGATTGGAAGAGGAAGTTTTGATGTCTGTATCCTgttgattttgatatttttgtacctttttttctctccGGACCTAGGGCTATTTAACCAGGTTGGAATTTTTGTTTGCTGTTGGTAATGCATAATTGGCAGTAACTCCTAACGTCTGGCACTGTCTCATTTTAGGGAACTTTTGCATACAAAACAGAGGCGAGATGACACCACTGCGCATCTGATTACTGTTTTGGGGAAGTATTGTATCAGCTGTGAACTTCAGTTGGCAGGGCCAGAATATGAGAGTATGAAGGCATTCTCTTCTCTCCCTCCTGCTGTTGCAGAGGAGTTATTTAGCTATGAGTTAGCAGACAAGGAAGCTAGCTCAAAGGAACTCAAGGCAGACCTGATGGCACTGAAGAAGGCCACTGTTACTATAGATAATCAGTTGAGCCCTGTTCATACATTGCTTCAAATCCAATGTGTTGATCAAAAAGGACTCTTTTATGACATTTTGAGGACTTCAAAAGACTGTGATATTCAGGTACTTGTCATGAGattcatgttattgaattccTGTTGATTGTTGTTTTTACTAGGCTTCTTTGTAGTGATTTTTAATCATGAACAGTATACAGCTTCATGTTGTAAGGTGCGTGATATATATGTAATCAAATTAGTATTTATCACATCTACTTTTTGACTGTCCTTTGCTATCATTGTTCTTTGATGTCTGGGAAGCAGTGAAAATAGGGTGCTTTTATTCTCTAAATTTGCTGGGACTGGACcacttgtattttttttttaatttttaattttttgaaaatgttgCTTTAATAcatatttttggttttattgGCTGGCAGTGCTTGCATTTAGTAGTTTACAATATGTGGTTGTTGTTGTTTCTCATTTAGATCGCTTATGGTAGATTCTCTTCAAGTCTGAGAGGCTACCGTAATATGGATCTCTTTATTCGGCAAGCAGATGGGAAAAAGATCGTGGATCCGAAGCATCAGATTGCTTTACATTCTCGTTTAAAGGAGGAGATGCTTCACCCATTTCGACTGCTTATTGTCAACCGTGGCCCTGATACTGAA
Proteins encoded in this region:
- the LOC18586131 gene encoding methionine--tRNA ligase, chloroplastic/mitochondrial → MAAAMMNLSSSIQSGLFSSLKPSSFFNFKTTHFKNRFCLPQSHFIFSKRSMLCTCSSNNSNFQTGEKAEPYVVTTPLYYVNAPPHMGSAYTTIAADAIARFQRLLGKRVIFVTGTDEHGEKIATAAAAQGSSPSEHCDVISQAYKMLWKDLNIAYDKFIRTTEPKHEAIVKEFYSRVLANDDIYQDDYEGLYCVNCEEYKDEKELLENNCCPTHLKPCVPRREDNYFFALSKYQKSLEETLAKNPDFVQPSYRLNEVQSWIKSGLRDFSISRASVDWGIPVPNDNKQTIYVWFDALLGYLSALLEENEQPSLQSAVSSGWPVSLHLIGKDILRFHAVYWPAMLMSAGLTLPKMVFGHGFLTKDGMKMGKSLGNTIEPNELVHKFGPDAVRYFFLREVEFGKDGDYSEERFINIVNAHLANTIGNLLNRTLGLLKKNCQSTLVVDSTIAAEEQDFKDTVEKLVEQAHIHYKNLSLSSACEAVLEIGNAGNLYMDKHQPWSLFKQGGAASEAAAKDLVIILEAMRIIAIALSPVTPSLCRRIYAQLGYSDDQFNNLNWSETKWGGLKGGQVMAQPKPVFTRIEQIKGTENGGEAAEKVVKKKEKKPQVQGVVEA
- the LOC18586132 gene encoding histone H4; its protein translation is MSGRGKGGKGLGKGGAKRHRKVLRDNIQGITKPAIRRLARRGGVKRISGLIYEETRGVLKIFLENVIRDAVTYTEHARRKTVTAMDVVYALKRQGRTLYGFGG
- the LOC18586133 gene encoding ACT domain-containing protein ACR9 gives rise to the protein MGIPSDDVVLIQLPKGPSEPTVVTVNCPDKPGLGCDLCRIILEFGLSIARADFSTDGRWCYIVFWLVPNVSNSSRIDWESLKNRLVSICPSCLLPFYYFNQQGGDGNGNQNSTLSSSVYLLKLCCLDRKGLLHDVTKILSELEFTIQKVKVMTTPDGRVVDLFYITDGMELLHTKQRRDDTTAHLITVLGKYCISCELQLAGPEYESMKAFSSLPPAVAEELFSYELADKEASSKELKADLMALKKATVTIDNQLSPVHTLLQIQCVDQKGLFYDILRTSKDCDIQIAYGRFSSSLRGYRNMDLFIRQADGKKIVDPKHQIALHSRLKEEMLHPFRLLIVNRGPDTELLVANPVELSGKGRPRVFHDVTLALKMLGICIFSAEIGRHSTSDRQWEVYRFLLDDSCEFPLASSQARNRIVDRVRRILMGW